A DNA window from Aureibaculum sp. 2308TA14-22 contains the following coding sequences:
- a CDS encoding toxin-antitoxin system YwqK family antitoxin has product MKNLTTLSCLVAILISSSLFAQKDTLWYDANWGETERAHASYYRPAPEKKDNGYWWEDYYIDGTKQMEALSLKENEEIFDGKVTWFHPNGKVMQTVHYKNNVPHGLRKNYYLSGPLKSQYSYTDGKVDGDYVAYHENAQKSEEGIYKNGDRIGAWKEYHKNGKLKAEGKYNNGKKTGTWQVYYYDGMEEN; this is encoded by the coding sequence ATGAAAAACTTAACTACACTTAGTTGCCTCGTTGCAATACTCATTTCCAGCTCATTATTTGCCCAAAAAGATACGTTATGGTACGATGCCAATTGGGGAGAAACGGAACGTGCTCACGCTTCATATTATAGACCTGCACCTGAAAAAAAAGATAACGGATATTGGTGGGAAGATTATTATATTGATGGTACCAAACAGATGGAAGCTTTATCTCTAAAAGAAAACGAAGAAATTTTTGATGGAAAAGTAACATGGTTTCACCCCAACGGTAAAGTGATGCAGACTGTGCATTATAAAAATAATGTTCCACACGGATTACGTAAAAATTATTACCTCAGCGGCCCTCTAAAAAGCCAATATTCTTATACTGATGGTAAAGTCGATGGTGATTATGTAGCGTATCACGAAAATGCTCAAAAATCAGAAGAAGGTATTTACAAAAATGGCGACAGAATTGGTGCGTGGAAAGAATATCATAAGAATGGTAAGCTAAAAGCCGAAGGCAAATATAACAATGGAAAAAAAACAGGAACTTGGCAAGTTTATTATTATGATGGAATGGAAGAAAACTAA
- a CDS encoding mevalonate kinase family protein, which yields MKGPLFYAKILLFGEYGIIKDSKGLAIPYNSFQGALKSSNELTDTAKNSNENLFKFYQYLTNIDKSIVHFRLDELKRDIENGMYFDSSIPQGYGVGSSGALVAAIYDKYADDKITVLENLTRDKLLKLKGIFSLMESFFHGKSSGLDPLNSYLSLPILINSKDNLEPTGIPSQKEGKGAVFLLDSEQMGETEPMVSLFMNKMKNEGFRRMINEDFAKYTDACIDDFLRGNAKSLFGNVKQLSKVVLANFKPMIPKAFHNLWQQGIDTNAYYLKLCGSGGGGYILGFTKDYAKAQEILKNYKLELVYRF from the coding sequence ATGAAAGGACCTCTGTTTTATGCTAAGATTTTGCTCTTTGGTGAGTATGGAATTATAAAAGATTCAAAAGGCTTAGCTATACCTTATAATTCGTTTCAAGGAGCTTTAAAATCATCAAATGAATTAACGGATACTGCGAAAAATTCTAATGAAAATTTATTCAAATTCTATCAATACTTAACTAATATTGACAAGAGTATTGTACATTTTAGATTAGATGAGCTTAAACGCGATATCGAAAACGGTATGTATTTCGATTCTAGTATTCCGCAAGGATACGGTGTAGGAAGTTCTGGTGCATTGGTAGCAGCTATTTACGATAAGTACGCCGATGATAAAATTACTGTACTAGAAAATTTAACCAGAGACAAGTTATTAAAATTGAAAGGTATATTTTCATTGATGGAATCTTTCTTTCATGGTAAAAGTTCAGGTTTAGATCCTTTGAATAGTTATTTGAGTTTGCCAATTCTTATAAATTCCAAAGACAATTTAGAGCCCACTGGCATTCCATCACAAAAAGAAGGTAAAGGAGCGGTGTTTTTATTAGATTCTGAACAAATGGGTGAAACCGAACCAATGGTTAGCCTTTTTATGAACAAGATGAAAAATGAAGGTTTTAGAAGAATGATTAATGAAGATTTTGCCAAATATACTGATGCCTGTATTGATGATTTTTTACGCGGTAATGCAAAATCTCTTTTTGGTAATGTTAAGCAACTTTCTAAGGTTGTATTGGCAAATTTTAAACCAATGATTCCCAAGGCTTTTCACAACCTTTGGCAGCAAGGCATAGATACCAATGCTTACTACCTGAAATTATGCGGATCCGGTGGGGGTGGTTATATCTTAGGTTTTACCAAAGACTACGCTAAAGCTCAAGAAATATTAAAAAATTATAAATTAGAATTGGTTTACAGATTTTAA